CGCGTGGGTAGCACTAACATCGCGGCAACACCCGCCGCAACAAGTAACGCAATGAAGTAGGCCGCAGTCGCGGTCATGGGGTTCCCGTGAGTTCGAATGCCCGTGCGGCCCGAGCGAGACCGCAATGATTATCGGACGCCACAGCGTGTGACCGGGCGGGGTTGGTTCACAACACTGTACCACACCGAATAAGCCGCTGCGATCGCCAAGTCAAATTCACGCGTCCTTTACAGTCGCTCCGTGACCTAGCATCGGGCCATGGCAGCACATACATCGCCGGAAGCCGCCAAACCGGTCGTTATCGGTTTGGGCGAGGTCCTCTGGGACGATCTTCCCGGCGGACGTCGGCTCGGCGGCGCGCCGGCCAATGTTGCCTATCACGCCCGGCTCCGCGGGGCTGACGGACAGTTGATCTCGGCGGTCGGTGACGATGATCTGGGTCGGGAGGCCCGAACCAAGATCGCCCGCAACGGCGTGAGCATGGACGGGCTCAGCGTCCTCGAAACCCACCCGACCGGCATCGTCGACGTCACCCTCGACGGCGGCGGCAGTGCGACTTACGACATCCGTGAAGGCGTTGCCTGGGATCACATCCCGGCCACGCCCGCCGCGCTGGACCTGGCCCGCCACACGCGCGCGATCTGCTTCGGCACCCTCGCCCAACGCCACGACGTTTCCCGTGACACGATCCATGCCCTGTTCGACGCCGCCGGGCCAGACTGCCTGCGGGTCTACGACATCAACCTCCGTGCCCCGCATTTCACGGCCGAGATCATCCGGACGTCGATCCAGCGGTGCGACGTGCTCAAGCTCAACAACGACGAGATCTCCGACGCGGCCGACGCATGTGGCCTGGAATCGGACGAGGCGGTGTTCGCCCGGGAACTGTTGAGCCGGGGCCTGCGAATGGTCGTGGTCACCCGCGGTGGCGACGGCTCGGCCCTCTACACCGCCGACGACACCAGCGAGCTCGACCCGGAACCCGTCGACGTGGTCGACACCGTCGGTGCCGGCGACAGCTTCACCGCTGCGGTCATCATGGGCCTGCTCAACAGCGAAGATCTGCGGACCATCCATCGCAAAGCGGCTGCCGTGGCGAGTTATGTTTGCACGCAGAACGGCGCGACGCCGGAGGTGCCGGAGGACGTGTTGAACGCGCGTTGATCAGAACACAACCGCGTTGCAGAGCAACGCGGCTATGCGCCGTTGTCGCTGTCCGCGAAGCGGCGTTGCTCCGCAACGCGGTTCGAGAGCCGATCAGTGTCGGAAGTGCCGACGCCCGGTGAACACG
The window above is part of the Planctomycetota bacterium genome. Proteins encoded here:
- a CDS encoding carbohydrate kinase, which translates into the protein MAAHTSPEAAKPVVIGLGEVLWDDLPGGRRLGGAPANVAYHARLRGADGQLISAVGDDDLGREARTKIARNGVSMDGLSVLETHPTGIVDVTLDGGGSATYDIREGVAWDHIPATPAALDLARHTRAICFGTLAQRHDVSRDTIHALFDAAGPDCLRVYDINLRAPHFTAEIIRTSIQRCDVLKLNNDEISDAADACGLESDEAVFARELLSRGLRMVVVTRGGDGSALYTADDTSELDPEPVDVVDTVGAGDSFTAAVIMGLLNSEDLRTIHRKAAAVASYVCTQNGATPEVPEDVLNAR